Proteins found in one Phycodurus eques isolate BA_2022a chromosome 18, UOR_Pequ_1.1, whole genome shotgun sequence genomic segment:
- the atraid gene encoding all-trans retinoic acid-induced differentiation factor has protein sequence MKTGHNQLNPALFVFILYLCIYRSRQQNEQQVCQQCSGAVLNGSAVGEFCSSFAGRVAGRCCLGNETSGRERIIGLDLSNCSLTHVDNLQEASAAFIIDLSINSIFNMSDTAFQGFSKLSHLILPADMACPGGNSSWEKVELKEGKRLCKGQRNTCNQPGKTPANCPEYAQCGPYGPGFFECSCADNYHGYKCLREGQFPALQVLGPLGASTFVLSLLLWLTQRRKAKSL, from the exons atgaaaactggGCATAACCAGCTGAACCCTGCGCTGTTTGTTTTCAtcctttatttgtgtatttaccGCAGCCGCCAACAAAACGAGCAGCAG GTATGTCAACAATGCAGCGGGGCGGTGCTGAATGGCTCCGCGGTGGGTGAGTTTTGCTCGTCGTTCGCGGGTCGGGTCGCCGGACGCTGCTGCCTGGGGAATGAAACGAGCGGCCGTGAACGCATCATCGG GCTGGATTTGTCCAATTGTTCCTTAACTCACGTGGACAATCTGCAGGAAGCGTCAGCTGCTTTCATCAT CGATCTGTCAATAAACTCAATTTTCAACATGAGTGACACAGCATTTCAAGGATTTAGCAAGTTAAGTCACTT GATTTTGCCTGCAGACATGGCCTGCCCGGGCGGGAATTCTTCTTGGGAAAAGGTGGAGCTAAAGGAGGGAAAGCGCCTTTGCAAAGGCCAGAGGAACACGTGCAACCAGCCTGGGAAGACGC CTGCGAACTGTCCGGAGTACGCCCAGTGCGGTCCGTACGGGCCCGGCTTCTTCGAGTGCAGCTGCGCCGACAACTACCACGGGTACAAGTGTCTGCGGGAG GGGCAGTTCCCAGCCCTCCAGGTGTTGGGACCTCTGGGAGCCTCGACATTTGTGCTTTCCCTCCTGCTGTGGCTCACCCAGAGGCGAAAGGCCAAGTCGTTATAG
- the eif2b4 gene encoding translation initiation factor eIF-2B subunit delta isoform X1 yields the protein MFESYLCLFLLRIQSHLKSQKVEALALRCCFGGVGKSITRQTVILLVRLIGLLARTKSALNESDKKANIERSKSEGKELGKEEKQRLRKEKKQQKKNKEKKDEAAEPDGASAVPPPPASQRAPSSVPGADAPPDKPAKSKVELKAERRPRRDSDRTSKQSKKRDAGQQQAAASAAKPKVPPGELQPVVKRLPEHVQVDDPDVVKKLAKKLERQQIPLRSDYGYKVSLFSHLHQYSRKAPLTQQVGIPSSVIHPAIVRLGLKYSQGIVAGSNARSVALLHAFKQVIRDYATPPNEELARDLVNKLKPYISFLNQCRPLSASMGNAIKYLKKEISNIPSHTKEDEAKSKLLSCIDCYINEKIVLAAKAVAEIAIEKISDGDVILVYGCSSLVNHILYEAFDVGRKFRVIVADGRPRLEGRETLRRLVQRGIGCTYVLISVVSYILPEVSKVLLGAHALLANGYMMSRVGTSQIALVAKAFNVPVLVCCETYKFCERVQTDSFVSNELDDPDNLMVTRKGKTQLARWQEVRSLGLLNLVYDVTPPDFVDAVITELGMIPCTSVPVVLRVKCVDQ from the exons ATGTTTGAATCATATTTGTGTCTATTTCTGTTGAGAATCCAAAGtcacctcaaaagtcaaaaagtTGAAGCGTTGGCTCTACGCTGCTGCTTTGGTGGCGTGGGAAAAAGCATTACTCGTcagacagtcattctactagtgcgcctAATTGGCTTACTAGCGAGGACAAAGAGTGCACTAA ATGAAAGCGACAAGAAAGCCAATATCGAGCGCTCAAAG AGCGAAGGCAAAGAGCTGGGCAAAGAGGAGAAGCAGCGGCTGAGGAAAGAGAAGAAGcagcagaagaaaaacaaagaaaaaaaagatgaggccGCCGAGCCCGACGGCGCTTCTGccgtgccgccgccgccggcttCGCAGAGAG ctccttCCTCAGTGCCCGGCGCCGACGCGCCACCGGACAAGCCGGCCAAGAGCAAGGTGGAGCTGAAAGCGGAGAGGAGACCTCGCCGCGACTCCGACAGGACCTCCAAACAGAGCAAAAAGCGCGACGCCGGTCAGCAGCAGGCCGCCGCGTCCGCCGCCAAACCCAAAGTGCCGCCCGGCGAGCTGCAGCCTG TGGTGAAGAGGCTTCCCGAACACGTCCAAGTGGACGACCCTGATGTGGTCAAGAAGCTGGCTAAGAAGCTGGAAAGACAACAG ATCCCGCTTCGGTCAGACTACGGCTACAAGGTCAGCCTTTTCTCACACCTGCACCAGTACAGTCGCAAAGCGCCGCTGACGCAGCAAGTCGG CATCCCGTCGTCGGTCATCCATCCGGCTATCGTTCGACTGGGCCTCAAGTATTCGCAGGGCATCGTGGCGGGATCCAACGCGCGCTCCGTGGCACTGCTGCACGCCTTCAAACAG GTCATAAGGGACTACGCCACGCCACCAAATGAAGAGCTCGCGAGAGACTTAGTCAACAAATTGAAACCTTACATCAG TTTCTTGAACCAATGTCGCCCCCTGTCGGCCAGCATGGGCAATGCAATCAAATACCTCAAGAAGGAGATCTCCAACATTCCGAGCCACACCAAGGAAGACGAG GCGAAGAGCAAACTGCTGAGCTGCATCGACTGCTACATTAACGAAAAGATCGTCTTGGCGGCCAAAGCCGTCGCCGAAATCGCCATCGAAAAGATCAGCGACGGCGACGTCATTCTCGTCTACGGATG CTCGTCGCTGGTCAACCACATCCTTTACGAGGCCTTCGACGTGGGCCGCAAGTTCCGCGTGATCGTGGCGGACGGCCGGCCGAGGCTGGAGGGCCGCGAGACCCTGCGGCGGCTGGTCCAGCGGGGCATCGGCTGCACCTACGTCCTCATCTCCGTCGTCTCCTACATTCTACCCGAG GTGTCAAAAGTGTTGTTGGGTGCCCATGCGCTGCTCGCCAACGGTTACATGATGTCCCGAGTGGGCACGTCCCAAATCGCCCTGGTGGCCAAAGCCTTCAACGTGCCCGTGCTGGTGTGCTGCGAGACGTACAAGTTCTGCGAGAGGGTGCAGACGGACTCTTTTGTGTCAAACGAGCTCG ACGATCCCGACAACCTGATGGTGACGCGGAAGGGCAAGACGCAGCTGGCGCGCTGGCAGGAGGTGCGCTCGCTGGGCCTGCTCAACCTGGTGTACGACGTGACGCCGCCCGACTTCGTGGACGCCGTCATCACCGAGCTGGGCATGATCCCGTGCACGTCGGTGCCCGTCGTGCTGCGCGTTAAATGCGTCGACCAGTGA
- the eif2b4 gene encoding translation initiation factor eIF-2B subunit delta isoform X2 — translation MADNVASDESDKKANIERSKSEGKELGKEEKQRLRKEKKQQKKNKEKKDEAAEPDGASAVPPPPASQRAPSSVPGADAPPDKPAKSKVELKAERRPRRDSDRTSKQSKKRDAGQQQAAASAAKPKVPPGELQPVVKRLPEHVQVDDPDVVKKLAKKLERQQIPLRSDYGYKVSLFSHLHQYSRKAPLTQQVGIPSSVIHPAIVRLGLKYSQGIVAGSNARSVALLHAFKQVIRDYATPPNEELARDLVNKLKPYISFLNQCRPLSASMGNAIKYLKKEISNIPSHTKEDEAKSKLLSCIDCYINEKIVLAAKAVAEIAIEKISDGDVILVYGCSSLVNHILYEAFDVGRKFRVIVADGRPRLEGRETLRRLVQRGIGCTYVLISVVSYILPEVSKVLLGAHALLANGYMMSRVGTSQIALVAKAFNVPVLVCCETYKFCERVQTDSFVSNELDDPDNLMVTRKGKTQLARWQEVRSLGLLNLVYDVTPPDFVDAVITELGMIPCTSVPVVLRVKCVDQ, via the exons ATGGCGGACAACGTAGCGTCAG ATGAAAGCGACAAGAAAGCCAATATCGAGCGCTCAAAG AGCGAAGGCAAAGAGCTGGGCAAAGAGGAGAAGCAGCGGCTGAGGAAAGAGAAGAAGcagcagaagaaaaacaaagaaaaaaaagatgaggccGCCGAGCCCGACGGCGCTTCTGccgtgccgccgccgccggcttCGCAGAGAG ctccttCCTCAGTGCCCGGCGCCGACGCGCCACCGGACAAGCCGGCCAAGAGCAAGGTGGAGCTGAAAGCGGAGAGGAGACCTCGCCGCGACTCCGACAGGACCTCCAAACAGAGCAAAAAGCGCGACGCCGGTCAGCAGCAGGCCGCCGCGTCCGCCGCCAAACCCAAAGTGCCGCCCGGCGAGCTGCAGCCTG TGGTGAAGAGGCTTCCCGAACACGTCCAAGTGGACGACCCTGATGTGGTCAAGAAGCTGGCTAAGAAGCTGGAAAGACAACAG ATCCCGCTTCGGTCAGACTACGGCTACAAGGTCAGCCTTTTCTCACACCTGCACCAGTACAGTCGCAAAGCGCCGCTGACGCAGCAAGTCGG CATCCCGTCGTCGGTCATCCATCCGGCTATCGTTCGACTGGGCCTCAAGTATTCGCAGGGCATCGTGGCGGGATCCAACGCGCGCTCCGTGGCACTGCTGCACGCCTTCAAACAG GTCATAAGGGACTACGCCACGCCACCAAATGAAGAGCTCGCGAGAGACTTAGTCAACAAATTGAAACCTTACATCAG TTTCTTGAACCAATGTCGCCCCCTGTCGGCCAGCATGGGCAATGCAATCAAATACCTCAAGAAGGAGATCTCCAACATTCCGAGCCACACCAAGGAAGACGAG GCGAAGAGCAAACTGCTGAGCTGCATCGACTGCTACATTAACGAAAAGATCGTCTTGGCGGCCAAAGCCGTCGCCGAAATCGCCATCGAAAAGATCAGCGACGGCGACGTCATTCTCGTCTACGGATG CTCGTCGCTGGTCAACCACATCCTTTACGAGGCCTTCGACGTGGGCCGCAAGTTCCGCGTGATCGTGGCGGACGGCCGGCCGAGGCTGGAGGGCCGCGAGACCCTGCGGCGGCTGGTCCAGCGGGGCATCGGCTGCACCTACGTCCTCATCTCCGTCGTCTCCTACATTCTACCCGAG GTGTCAAAAGTGTTGTTGGGTGCCCATGCGCTGCTCGCCAACGGTTACATGATGTCCCGAGTGGGCACGTCCCAAATCGCCCTGGTGGCCAAAGCCTTCAACGTGCCCGTGCTGGTGTGCTGCGAGACGTACAAGTTCTGCGAGAGGGTGCAGACGGACTCTTTTGTGTCAAACGAGCTCG ACGATCCCGACAACCTGATGGTGACGCGGAAGGGCAAGACGCAGCTGGCGCGCTGGCAGGAGGTGCGCTCGCTGGGCCTGCTCAACCTGGTGTACGACGTGACGCCGCCCGACTTCGTGGACGCCGTCATCACCGAGCTGGGCATGATCCCGTGCACGTCGGTGCCCGTCGTGCTGCGCGTTAAATGCGTCGACCAGTGA